DNA sequence from the Bradyrhizobium sp. CIAT3101 genome:
GACGCCAGATAGAACGCCACCGTGCGCGCGAGGGTCGCTTCGTCGATGGCGTCGAGATCGGGCAGGAACCCGTTGTCGAGCGTCGTCGGCAGATAGACCGACTCGCAGGCCGCGGCGCCGGCGCCGGCGCCATAGACCGGATAGAACGGGTTCGGCATCAGGATGGCGGGCTTGCCGGGCTTCGGCCCGACATAGCGCGCTGCCGCGATCGCGGCGAGGAACAGCCCCTCTCGGCTGCCATTGAGCACGAGAATCTCGGCCTTGGGGTCGAGCGGCCGCGGCAGCTTGAAGCGCGACGACAGCCAGGCGCTCGCTGCCTGGCGGAATGGCTCGGTGCCCTGGTTCATCGGGTAACGGCCGAAATCGGCGATATGCTTGGCCAGCACCGGACCGACGAAATCGGGCACCGGATGCTGCGGTTCGCCGACTGCGAGCGAAATCAAGGGTTTACCGGGCTGATGCGGCGCCAACAGCTCGTTCAGCCGGACAAAGGGCGAGCGTTCGGTGTCGGAGCTTCCACTGGCCTGCGGCGCACGGGATGAAGCGGTCATGACCATTCTGGGCGCCAGTACTCTCGGAACGGCCGGTCGCGCGCAGGCGCCGGCGGGAAAGCGGTTCAGTTCACCATAGATAGGGCGAGGTTAAGACGCGATTAACCATCGGTCGGCCGACCCGTCCAGAGCGGGAATAATGAGGCCGGATAACAACGGGATGCATGGCTTATACGCGTCGCCGCGGCGCGATCGCGTCGATGACGCAATCGCCGCCGCGGTGTTGATCCGCCGACAGGCGGTGCCGGTCAGTGTGCCGGCAGCTTCTCGAAGGTCGCCATGCCCGCGGGGATCGCGTGGAACTCCTGCTTGTCGCAGGTGTAGATCGCCATCTGCGGATGGAACTGTTTGGGTTCGTCCAGCGTGCCGACCTTGAGGATGGCCGCCGGCAGTCCCGGAACCTTGGTCACCAGATGGGTGCCGCATTCGGCGCAGAATTCACGGGTGACCGCGCGCTCGAGGTCCTTGCGGGTGAATTGCTTCGGTTGGCCGGTGATGTAGCTGAAGCCTGCCGCCGGCATGGCGATGAAGGTGTTGGGCGCGCCGCCCGAAATGTACTGGCACTCGCGGCAGTGACATTGGGCCTGCATCATCGGATCGCCCTCGGCCACGTAGCGCACTTCGCCGCAATAGCATCCGCCTTCCAAACGCATGACGACCTCCCGTTTTGTTGTTCGTTGTGGTCGTTATTTCTGCGCCGGCTACCTGGAATGGCAATCTTTTTCTGCTTCGCGCGGGTCAAAAAGAATCCCGCCAAAAAGAAAGGGGCTCCAACTTGCGCTGGAGCCCCTCAACGGTCGGGGCATTGCCGGGTATGTGCCCAAACCGTAGTTGTGGACGCGATCCCCGAGGAGAGATCGCGTCCGGGAGGAGAGGTTACATGTTGTAGGCGCGCTCGGTGTGGTCGGTGATGTCGAGGCCTTCACGCTCGCTCTCGACATTGGCGCGGAGGCCAACGATCACATCGACGACCTTGTAGAGGATCGCCGAACCGATGCCCGACCACACCAGCGTGGTGCAGACGGCTTCGATCTGGGAGATCATCTGCGCGGCGAAGTCGTAATCGGCAACCTTGGGCGGGATCGCGGTGTAGTCGATGATGCCCGCACCACCGAGAGCCGGATTGACCAGGATGCCGGTGCCGAGTGCGCCGACGATGCCGCCGATGCAGTGCACGCCGAAGACGTCGAGCGAGTCATCGTAGCCGAGCGCGTTCTTCACGACGGTGCAGAAGAACAGGCAGACCACGCCGACCACGAGGCCGAGGACGATCGCACCCATCACGCCGGAGAAGCCGGCGGCAGGGGTGACGGCCACGAGGCCCGCGACAGCGCCGGAGATGACGCCGAGCACCGACGGATGACCCTTCACGATCCACTCCGCGAACATCCACGACAGCGCGGCGGCTGCGGTGGCGACGAAGGAGTTGGTCATGGCGAGGGCAGCGCCGCCGTTGGCTTCGAGGTTGGAGCCGGCGTTGAAGCCGAACCAGCCGACCCAGAGCAGCGAGGCGCCGATCATCGACATGGTCAGCGAGTGCGGAGCCATCAGCTCCTTGCCGTAGCCGGTGCGCTTGCCGATCAGCAGAGCGCCGACGAGACCTGCGATGCCGGCGTTGATGTGCACCACGGTGCCGCCAGCGAAGTCGATCGCGCCCTTCTTGAAGATCCAGCCGGCGTCGGCGTTGATCTCGTCGAGCTTGGCCTGAGCCGCGGTCTTCGCAGCCGCGTCACCCGCAGCGGCCAGAGCCTTGGCAGCGTCCTGGATCGCGTCCGGGCCGGGCCAGTACCAGACCATGTGCGCGATCGGGAAGTAGATCAGCGTGACCCAGAGCGGGATGAACAGGGCGATCGCCGAGAACTTCATGCGCTCGGCGAAGGCGCCGACGATGAGGGCGGGCGTGATCGCCGCGAAGGTCATCTGGAAGCACACATAGACGAGCTCCGAGATGTTGGCGTCGACCGAGAAGGTCGCGGCCTTCGAGTCGGTGGTGACGCCCATCATGAAGGCCTTGGAGAAGCCGCCGATGAAGTCGGAACCGCCGGTGAAGGCGAGGCTGTAGCCGTACACGGCCCAGATCACGGTGACGACGCAGACGGTGTAGAACACCTGCATCAGGACCGAGAGCATGTTCTTGGAACGAACGAGGCCGCCGTAGAACAGCGCGAGACCCGGGATCGTCATCAACAGCACGAGCACTGTCGATGTCAGCATCCAGGCGTTATCTCCCTTGTTGACCGTTGGCTCGGCATAGGCCGCGGTCGCAGCGAACAGGCCGACTGCGAGAGCCGCCAATCCCGCGCCATAGGGACGCTTAAACGTCATTTCATTTACTCCTGATTGGATTTTGGTTGAGCGCGAAATCAAAGGGCCGCGGCGTCGGCCTCGCCGGTGCGGATACGGACCGCATGGTCGAGGTTGATGACGAAGATCTTGCCGTCGCCGATCTGTCCGGTTTTTGCAGCCGACGTGATGGCATCGATGGTCTTGTCGACCTGCTCGGAGGCGACAGCGACTTCGATCTTGATCTTGGGCAGGAAGCTCACGGCATATTCGGCGCCGCGGTAGATTTCCGTGTGGCCTTTCTGACGGCCATACCCCTTGACTTCCGTCACCGTGAGACCGTGAACGCCAATGGCGGTCAGGGCGTCACGGACTTCTTCCAGCTTGAATGGCTTGATAATCGCCATAACAATTTTCATGGGTCCTATCCCCGCTTGGGCCCGGTCCGGACGTGGCCGGGCGTTTCTCGACTGGTTCGCCACGAGGGAGAAGTTCACTACGCGGGCACAGCCGGGACCCTTAGAATCAAATGCCGTGCCAGATCGGGCGGCTTGCCTAACGGACTATGAAAGCGGGGGTTTTCGCGTTTGACGGGTATTGCGGTGCAGTGCGCTATTACGTCGCGCTCAATCCGTGGTCAGGCCTGATCAAAAATCGGGCACGACAGGCTGCCGACACAATTGCTGCCCACGCGTCGGGCAGGTTGAAGGTATTTTATTACAGGAGAGGTCCCCCCAGGGGCCCCTCTGCGCTGCGAAATGTCGAACCGGCCCTCGGTGTGCTCACGGGATGCGCGCAACCGACCTGGACCTGGACTTGGACCGTCAGGCGGCCTCGCGCTCGGCAAAGACCCGGTCGACCAATCCCCACTCCACCCCTTGCTGGGCGGTCATGAAATGGTCGCGGTCGAGCGTCCGCTCCACCTCTTCCTCGGTACGCCCGCAGTGCTGGGCATAGAGCCGGGTGATGCGCCGCTTGGTCTCCTGCATTTCGTTGGCATGGATCAGGATGTCGGACGCCTGGCCCTGGAAGCCGCCGAGCGGCTGATGCACGTGCAGGCTCGCATTGGGCAGCGCGGCGCGGTGACCGGGCTCGCCGGCCATCAGCAGGAACGACCCCATCGAGCGCGCGGTGCCCATGCACAGCGTATGAACCGGCGCCTTGATGAACTGCATGGTGTCGTACATGGCGAGCCCGGAGGTGACCACGCCGCCATAGGAGTTGATGTAGAGATTGATCGGCCGGTTCGGATTCTCCGCCTCCAGGAACAGCATCTGCGCGCATACGAGGCCCGACATCGCATCATTGACCTCGCCGTTGAGGAAGATGATGCGCTCGCGCAGGAGCCGCGAATAGATGTCGAAGGATCGTTCGCCGCGCGCGGATTGTTCGACGACCATAGGGACGAGCTGAAGCATGTCGCGCATCGGCGACCTCCATGTCTGCAGGTGATGAAGTCTTAGTTGGTGTCAGGCAGCCGCGCGCATCAGGCAGCAATTGCTGTTGGCTGCTCGCGGGAGCGTGACCTCGCAGGCTTGCTGGATGATCCGGAAGCGCGTGCCGCCGTCCTCGTTCGGCTCGATCCGGAAGATGACGTGGCTCTCGCGAAACGGCGGTTCTGAATCGCGCAGCCGGTAGCGCACCTCTTCGCCTGTGATCGTTGATTCCGGCTCGGCGCCCGCAAGGTCGCAATCCGGCAGCCAGCGCTCGCGCAGGGCCGGAATGGTCACGGCGCGCCAGACCTTTGCCGGCGGCGCATCGAATTCATATTCGAGCACCAGCTTTGCATCGGGACGATCAGTTTCGACTGCGTCGCTCATTGATCCATATCCTTCAGGAGGTCAGCGAGTGCTTCCATGCGCTTCGGCCAATAGGCGCGGTAGCGCGCAAGCCATGCCCCGATCGCCACGATTCCGTCGGGGTCGACTTCGTAATTCACAAAGCGGCCCTGCCGCTGCTCGCGCACGAGCCCTGCCGCGCGCAGCACCGAAAGATGCTGCGACATCGCCGGCTGGCTGATCTCCAAACCGTCGCGCAAGGCGCTGGCGTTCAGGCTTCCGCCGGCGAGCTTCTCAAAGACCTTGCGCCGCGTCGGGTCCGCCAGCGCCTTGAAGATGTCCGCTTCGATCATGCCGACACATAAGCACGTGCTTATGTGTTGCGCAAGCCCTTCCTGACAGTCCCGCTTACTGGAGCGCTTCGCCGTGTTGCGAGATATCGAGTCCCTCGAGCTCGTGCTCGCGCGACACGCGCAAGGGCACGAACAGGCCGACCAGCTTGAGCAGGATGAAGCTCACCCCCGCCGACCAGACGAAAGTGACGGCGACGCCGTAGAGCTGGATCAGCAATTGCTGCGGATGACCCTCGAGCAGGCCGGCGGTGCCGCCGATTGCGCTGGTCGCGAACACGCCGGCGAGCAGCGTGCCGGTCAGTCCGCCGATGCCGTGCACGCCGAACACGTCGAGCGAATCGTCGTAGTTGAAGCGGTGCTTCAGCCAGGTGCAGGCCCAGTAGCAAATCCCGCCTGCGGCGATGCCGATGACGATGCCGTGCCACGGCGCGACGAAGCCGGACGCCGGCGTGATGGTGCCGAGGCCAGCGACCGCGCCCGAGATCATGCCGAGCACGGACGGCTTGCGCCGCGTCGACCATTCGATCGCGCCCCAGGTCAACGCGCCGGAGCAGGCCGCCAGATGCGTTGCGATGATCGCCATCACCGCGCGCGAATTGGCTGCTCCCGCCGAGCCGCCGTTGAAGCCGAACCAGCCGACCCACAGCAGGCCGGTGCCCATCACCGCGAGCGAGAGATCGAACGGCGAGAGATTTTCAGTGCCGTAGCCGTGACGCCGCCCCATCACCTTCGCAGCGACGAGGCCACCGGTGCCGGCCGACAGATGCACGACGAGACCGCCGGCGAAATCCAGCACGCCCATGCTGTTGAGGAAGCCGCCGCCCCACACCCAATGCGCCAGCGGAATGTAGACGAAGATGAACCAGGCGACGGAGAACAGCAGATAGGCGGAGAACCGCATCCGGTCGGCGACGGAGCCCGCGACCAGCGCCACCGTGATGATCGCAAACGTCATCTGGTAGAGCATGAACAGCGCTTCCGGGATCGTCTTCGCCGCCGGGTTGACGCTGTCCATGGTCATGCCGGCGAGAAACCAGCGGTCGAGCGAACCGAGCCACGGGCCGTCGCCGACGAAGCACAGCGAATAGCCGAACGCGACCCAGAGAATGGAGATGATCGTCACCGCGGCGAGGCTCTGCGCCATGGTCGCGAGCACGTTCTTCTTGCGGACCATGCCGGAATAGAACAGCGCGAGCCCCGGGATCGTCATCATCAGCACCAGCGCGGTGGCGACGATCATCCAGGCGGTGTCGGCGGTGTTGATCTCGCCCGTCGCGGCGCGCGCCGGCGAAGCCATGACCAACGCAAATCCGATCGGCGCAGCCACAGCGGCTACGCGGCGCAACAATCCCGCCATGTCATTTCCCCCGGCATCAATTGGCGTCGCACGCTATGGCGTCGTTGCCCGGTGCGATCGAAGAAGGCGTGTATTTATCTAGAGCGCGTCGCTGTCGGTCTCGCCGGTGCGGATGCGCAGCGCGTGGTCGATCGGCGTGACGAAGATCTTGCCGTCGCCGATCTGCCCGGTGCGGGCGGTCGCGGTGATCACGGCGACCGCCTTGTCGGCGACGTCGGAGGCGACCGCGATTTCGATCCGCAGCTTCGGCAGGAAGTTCACGACATATTCCGCACCGCGATAGATCTCGGTGTGACCCTTCTGGCGGCCATAGCCCTTCACCTCGGTCACGGTCATGCCGTGGACACCGATCGCCGTCAGGGCCTGGCGGACCTCATCGAGCTTGAAGGGTTTGATGATCGCGACGACGAGTTTCATGGTCAGGCCTATTCCCCGGGGATGCGCCGCGCCGTATGTCCCCGGCGCCGCGTCAATCTGGCATCTTTCCGGGCAAATGGCACAAAAAACTTGCAGATTGAAGCGGAAAAACGTTTGGCCAAGGGAGGCCATGTGAACGGCCGCCTCTGTACAGGGCAACGGTTCATCCTTCACAATGCATTTTTCGCATGGATGCGGTGAACCCGCACCTGTCGAGCGGTACATAAGTATTTTGGGGGCGCTTCATGGCGAGTTGGTTCTACGCATCCGAGGGCAAGCAGCAGGGGCCCTATCCGGAGGGGCAATTCCGCGACCTGATCGCCCAGGGCGTCGTGCGCGGCGATACGCTGGTCTGGTCCGAGGGCATGGCGGGCTGGCAGAAGGCGGCCGAAATTCCCGGTCTGATGGCAGGCGGCGGCGCGCCGCCGATCATTCCCGCCGGAGGGCCGCCGATGATGGGCGGCGGAAGCTATGCCGGTGCCGGCAGTGCGGCCGGCGGATCGCTGTCGGTCGATTTCGGCATCCTCGACTTCACCTGGCGCACGCTGGTGATGCTGATCGGCTCGTGCTTCATCATCCCGATTCCGTGGCTGTTCGTCTGGTACACGCAATGGATCGTGTCCTACGTGAGGGTCCCCGGGCGGCCGAACCTCTCCTTCACCGGCACTGCCATGGCGATCGTGCCGTGGTTCTTCGGCTTCATCGTCGCAGCCATTGTCATCGGCTACATCGGCAGCCAGATTCTGAGCACCGCATTCTACATCGTCCAGATCGTCCTCTACTGGATGCTGCTGAAATGGATGATTGCGAACATCGCCTCCAACGGGCAGCCGCTCGGCCTCAGCTTCACCGGCTCGGTGCTGGCCTA
Encoded proteins:
- a CDS encoding GFA family protein — encoded protein: MRLEGGCYCGEVRYVAEGDPMMQAQCHCRECQYISGGAPNTFIAMPAAGFSYITGQPKQFTRKDLERAVTREFCAECGTHLVTKVPGLPAAILKVGTLDEPKQFHPQMAIYTCDKQEFHAIPAGMATFEKLPAH
- a CDS encoding ammonium transporter, whose amino-acid sequence is MTFKRPYGAGLAALAVGLFAATAAYAEPTVNKGDNAWMLTSTVLVLLMTIPGLALFYGGLVRSKNMLSVLMQVFYTVCVVTVIWAVYGYSLAFTGGSDFIGGFSKAFMMGVTTDSKAATFSVDANISELVYVCFQMTFAAITPALIVGAFAERMKFSAIALFIPLWVTLIYFPIAHMVWYWPGPDAIQDAAKALAAAGDAAAKTAAQAKLDEINADAGWIFKKGAIDFAGGTVVHINAGIAGLVGALLIGKRTGYGKELMAPHSLTMSMIGASLLWVGWFGFNAGSNLEANGGAALAMTNSFVATAAAALSWMFAEWIVKGHPSVLGVISGAVAGLVAVTPAAGFSGVMGAIVLGLVVGVVCLFFCTVVKNALGYDDSLDVFGVHCIGGIVGALGTGILVNPALGGAGIIDYTAIPPKVADYDFAAQMISQIEAVCTTLVWSGIGSAILYKVVDVIVGLRANVESEREGLDITDHTERAYNM
- a CDS encoding P-II family nitrogen regulator, which translates into the protein MKIVMAIIKPFKLEEVRDALTAIGVHGLTVTEVKGYGRQKGHTEIYRGAEYAVSFLPKIKIEVAVASEQVDKTIDAITSAAKTGQIGDGKIFVINLDHAVRIRTGEADAAAL
- a CDS encoding ATP-dependent Clp protease proteolytic subunit, whose protein sequence is MRDMLQLVPMVVEQSARGERSFDIYSRLLRERIIFLNGEVNDAMSGLVCAQMLFLEAENPNRPINLYINSYGGVVTSGLAMYDTMQFIKAPVHTLCMGTARSMGSFLLMAGEPGHRAALPNASLHVHQPLGGFQGQASDILIHANEMQETKRRITRLYAQHCGRTEEEVERTLDRDHFMTAQQGVEWGLVDRVFAEREAA
- a CDS encoding metalloregulator ArsR/SmtB family transcription factor: MIEADIFKALADPTRRKVFEKLAGGSLNASALRDGLEISQPAMSQHLSVLRAAGLVREQRQGRFVNYEVDPDGIVAIGAWLARYRAYWPKRMEALADLLKDMDQ
- a CDS encoding ammonium transporter translates to MAGLLRRVAAVAAPIGFALVMASPARAATGEINTADTAWMIVATALVLMMTIPGLALFYSGMVRKKNVLATMAQSLAAVTIISILWVAFGYSLCFVGDGPWLGSLDRWFLAGMTMDSVNPAAKTIPEALFMLYQMTFAIITVALVAGSVADRMRFSAYLLFSVAWFIFVYIPLAHWVWGGGFLNSMGVLDFAGGLVVHLSAGTGGLVAAKVMGRRHGYGTENLSPFDLSLAVMGTGLLWVGWFGFNGGSAGAANSRAVMAIIATHLAACSGALTWGAIEWSTRRKPSVLGMISGAVAGLGTITPASGFVAPWHGIVIGIAAGGICYWACTWLKHRFNYDDSLDVFGVHGIGGLTGTLLAGVFATSAIGGTAGLLEGHPQQLLIQLYGVAVTFVWSAGVSFILLKLVGLFVPLRVSREHELEGLDISQHGEALQ
- a CDS encoding P-II family nitrogen regulator, with amino-acid sequence MKLVVAIIKPFKLDEVRQALTAIGVHGMTVTEVKGYGRQKGHTEIYRGAEYVVNFLPKLRIEIAVASDVADKAVAVITATARTGQIGDGKIFVTPIDHALRIRTGETDSDAL
- a CDS encoding DUF4339 domain-containing protein; protein product: MASWFYASEGKQQGPYPEGQFRDLIAQGVVRGDTLVWSEGMAGWQKAAEIPGLMAGGGAPPIIPAGGPPMMGGGSYAGAGSAAGGSLSVDFGILDFTWRTLVMLIGSCFIIPIPWLFVWYTQWIVSYVRVPGRPNLSFTGTAMAIVPWFFGFIVAAIVIGYIGSQILSTAFYIVQIVLYWMLLKWMIANIASNGQPLGLSFTGSVLAYIGWNLLFAISIITIIGWAWVAAAQLRWTYRNIQGTRREIIFRGSGLGILWRGIVAAILCSFIIPIPWVYRWIMNWFASQTELAPRGAM